Proteins encoded by one window of Ovis canadensis isolate MfBH-ARS-UI-01 breed Bighorn chromosome 14, ARS-UI_OviCan_v2, whole genome shotgun sequence:
- the SPACA4 gene encoding sperm acrosome membrane-associated protein 4 — protein MVLGWLLLLVMVLAPSTTGVKDCVFCELTDSTSCPGTSMRCGDDEDCFTGHGVAPGIGPIINKGCVHATSCGHEEPINYMGVTYSLTTNCCNGHMCNGAPDPTRGRLAGAAASLALGVLLLLRHVP, from the coding sequence ATGGTCCTCGGCTGGCTGCTGCTTCTGGTGATGGTTCTGGCCCCCAGCACGACGGGCGTCAAGGACTGTGTCTTCTGTGAGCTGACCGACTCCACGAGCTGTCCGGGCACCAGCATGCGCTGTGGCGACGACGAGGACTGCTTCACGGGCCACGGGGTGGCCCCTGGCATCGGCCCCATCATCAATAAAGGCTGCGTGCACGCCACCTCGTGCGGCCACGAGGAGCCCATCAACTACATGGGCGTCACCTACAGCCTCACCACCAACTGCTGCAATGGCCACATGTGTAACGGGGCCCCCGACCCCACGCGCGGCCGGTTGGCGGGGGCCGCTGCCAGCCTGGCGCtgggtgtgctgctgctgctgcgacaCGTGCCGTGA
- the RPL18 gene encoding large ribosomal subunit protein eL18 produces MGVDIRHNKDRKVRRKEPKSQDIYLRLLVKLYRFLARRTNSTFNQVVLKRLFMSRTNRPPLSLSRMIRKMKLPGREGKTAVVVGTVTDDVRVQEVPKLKVCALRVSSRARSRILKAGGKILTFDQLALDSPKGCGTVLLSGPRKGREVYRHFGKAPGTPHSHTKPYVRSKGRKFERARGRRASRGYKN; encoded by the exons ATG GGAGTTGACATCCGCCACAACAAGGACCGAAAGGTTCGACGCAAGGAGCCCAAGAGCCAGGACATTTACCTGAGGCTGTTGGTCAAG CTGTACAGGTTCCTGGCCAGACGAACCAACTCCACCTTCAATCAGGTTGTCCTCAAGAGATTGTTCATGAGTCGCACCAACCGGCCACCGCTCTCCCTTTCCCGGATG ATCCGGAAGATGAAGCTTCCTGGCCGGGAGGGCAAGACAGCTGTGGTCGTGGGGACTGTAACCGACGATGTTCGTGTCCAGGAGGTTCCCAAACTGAAG GTATGTGCTCTGCGAGTGAGCAGCCGCGCCCGGAGTCGCATCCTCAAGGCCGGGGGCAAGATCCTCACCTTTGACCAGCTGGCCCTGGATTCCCCCAAGGGCTGTGGCACTGTCCTCCTCTCTG GTCCTCGCAAGGGCCGAGAGGTGTACAGGCATTTCGGCAAGGCCCCAGGAACCCCACATAGCCACACCAA ACCATACGTCCGCTCCAAGGGTCGGAAGTTCGAGCGCGCCAGAGGCCGACGAGCCAGCCGTGGCTACAAAAACTAA